In the Gossypium arboreum isolate Shixiya-1 chromosome 10, ASM2569848v2, whole genome shotgun sequence genome, one interval contains:
- the LOC108487807 gene encoding uncharacterized protein LOC108487807, with translation MDFVSGLPLTPTKKNSVWVIVDQLTKSTHFIPVRIDYSLQKLAKLYVSEIMRLYEVPVLIISDRDPHFTSRFWRKLYEALGSRLDFNTLLSNRVIQILEDMFQNFVIDFRSSWEEFLPLVEFAYNYSFQSSIQMLVSETEDKVRLIQDWLNMASNRQKSYSDLKRRDIEYSVEDYVFLKVSLGRRFYSLDIRYRLDLSHIVFVEEIDVRPALTFEEEPIQILDRDIKVFRGNSIPLVKIPWRNHGTKEATWKLEDLIQQ, from the exons atggactttgttagtgggttgcccttaacacccactaagaagaatTCTGTATGGGTTatcgtggatcaattgaccaagtcTACCCACTTCATTCCTGTTAGGATAGATTACTCCCTTCAGAAGTTAgctaagttatatgtttctgagatcatGAGACTTTATGAGGTTCCTGTCttgattatttctgatagagatcctcattTCACTTCTCGATTTTGGAGAAAGCTTTACGAGGCTTTGGGTTCAAGATTAGACTTCAATACTTTATTATCTaatagggtgattcagatactggaggatatgtttcAAAATTTTGTGATCGATTTTCGAAGTAGTTGGGAGGAGTTTCTGCCATTAGTCGAGTTCGCCTACAATTATAGTTTCCAGtctagtattcaaatg TTGGTTTCCGAgactgaggataaagttagactgattCAGGATTGGCTTAATATGGCTTctaatagacagaagtcttattcGGATCTAAAGAGGCGAgatattgagtattctgtggaggACTATGTTTTCCTTAAAGTATCTCTTGGAAGAAGGTTCTACAGTTTAGAcataagg TATCGGTTGGACCTATCTCATATTGTTTTTGTTGAGGAGATTGACGTTAGACCAGCTTTGACATTTGAGGAAGAGCCgattcagattttggatcgagacaTTAAAGTCTTCAGAGGGAATTCCATTCCTTTGGTAAAGATTCCGTGGCGGAATCATGGCACTAAGGAAGCTACGTGGAAACTTGAGGACTTGATTCAACAATAG